The following DNA comes from Cygnus olor isolate bCygOlo1 chromosome 15, bCygOlo1.pri.v2, whole genome shotgun sequence.
CGGTCACCCCGGGGTAGAGCGCAAGAGCGAGGGTCTCCCTGCGCGCCCGCCCGGCACGCGGCCGGCGTCAGCGGCCGTGGGAGCGGAGGCGGTTGGCCCCGGGTCGTGGCACGGTTGAGGAGGACGCGTGGGAGAGCGGTGGCAtccccaggcagggcagagcagggcgtGGACGGGAAAGAAGGGCCTCCCGGagcagcctgggcagcaggaTCCCCCCGGGGGCAAGAAGGGGAAcggggccagggctgggcagcgtgggctgggctgggagagcagggggctgggggtgcggggagaggcagcacaggggctccagcagggctgggcgcAGGTGAGGGcaggtggtggtgctgggggatTTGCCACTGGGGCCGTGGGCTGGTGGGTCCTGGGGCGAGGGTGTGGGGCCGTGGGGGGGTCCCGCTCGCTCCCGCAGCGAGCAGAGGGCACCGCGGCCTCTGCTGAAACGCGCTCCGTGCTGTTGCAGGTGATGGGCATGGTTCGTGTCCCCCTCTACACCCAGAAGGACCGCATGGGTGGGCTGCCAAACTTCCTGGGCAACTCCTTTGTTGGAACTGCCAAATTCCAGCTGCTCTTTGCCCTGAAGATCTTGAACATGGTGCCGGAGGAGAAGCTGGCCGAGGCGGTGGCAGCCACGCAGAAGCCGAAGAAGCCGGCGATTGACCATGCAGCAGCGGCAACAGCTAAGGCAGCGAATGAGCTGGCGGGGCCTGCTAGAGCGGGCAACGAATTTCAAGATAGTGCCGAGAACCAGGCGGCTGCGCAGGCTGCGGCTGAGCTAGCGGAGCAGCCGGCGGCCGCGCCAGAGAGCCAGGCTGCGTTGGAGCAGCTGGCGGCTGCGCCCGTGGCCGAGGCCGTGGCGGCAGAGCAGCCggtgcagcccagggcagacgctgcagcagagcaggcgGTGGCTGAGCCGATGGAGTGATGCTGCCGTGTTTGTGATTGATTAAAAGTGGGTGAGGAGACTAGAGACTTTCGTCTAACTTTCCAACCAGTCGCTGGCTGCAAATGCTGCCCACGTGATTCCACTGTCCAGCCAGGAGGGTTTGGATTTGTCTGAAGC
Coding sequences within:
- the NUDT16L1 gene encoding tudor-interacting repair regulator protein isoform X3 — translated: MAAMGAMAALGALPAGAGALPPLPTLGVPGVPELKPLTRYEAMRLGPGWSHSCHAMLYAPNPGMLFGRIPLRYAVLVMGMVRVPLYTQKDRMGGLPNFLGNSFVGTAKFQLLFALKILNMVPEEKLAEAVAATQKPKKPAIDHAAAATAKAANELAGPARAGNEFQDSAENQAAAQAAAELAEQPAAAPESQAALEQLAAAPVAEAVAAEQPVQPRADAAAEQAVAEPME
- the NUDT16L1 gene encoding tudor-interacting repair regulator protein isoform X2, which produces MAAMGAMAALGALPAGAGALPPLPTLGVPGVPELKPLTRYEAMRLGPGWSHSCHAMLYAPNPGMLFGRIPLRYAVLMQMRFDGLLGFPGGFVDRRYWSLEDEGPHRVVAHFYARQLTLEELHTIEISAVHSRDHGLEVMGMVRVPLYTQKDRMGGLPNFLGNSFVGTAKFQLLFALKILNMVPEEKLAEAVAATQKPKKPAIDHAAAATAKAANELAGPARAGNEFQDSAENQAAAQAAAELAEQPAAAPESQAALEQLAAAPVAEAVAAEQPVQPRADAAAEQAVAEPME